A region of Salinibacter sp. 10B DNA encodes the following proteins:
- a CDS encoding DUF4293 family protein — protein sequence MIQRIQTVYLFLGALALMAFGVFDLPWNSAAASTHVWFVPSLIGLLVLTSGTALWSIFLYEDRERQRTVVVGVQLGTVLVAGVLYGGLYLTSELTFTGPQGVDWGRASVLALPILAYGLFFLARRGINHDIELVKSMDRLR from the coding sequence ATGATTCAGCGTATCCAGACTGTTTATCTGTTTCTTGGTGCCCTTGCCCTCATGGCCTTTGGGGTGTTCGACCTGCCGTGGAATAGTGCGGCGGCCTCTACTCACGTCTGGTTTGTTCCCTCCCTGATTGGTCTCCTCGTCCTTACGTCGGGGACGGCCCTCTGGTCAATTTTTCTCTACGAGGATAGAGAACGGCAGCGCACAGTCGTAGTCGGGGTGCAGTTGGGGACGGTTCTCGTCGCTGGGGTTTTGTACGGTGGGCTGTACCTCACGTCTGAGCTGACATTCACGGGGCCGCAGGGAGTTGACTGGGGCCGGGCCTCCGTGCTGGCGCTTCCGATTTTGGCTTATGGGCTCTTCTTCCTCGCCCGCCGGGGCATCAATCACGACATTGAACTGGTGAAGTCAATGGATCGGCTCCGCTAG
- a CDS encoding DMT family transporter, producing the protein MSKWSARIYVLLILGVLSFTLAPILVRLAGDVPGLMIAVWRTVTAAGVLLPVAVARQETVEEMKQLSGRDGLLILVSGVFLGLHFITWIESLYHTTVASASVFVTSSPLMLAGLGYVVLGERLARTTIAAIIVAVLGAATIGWADAGSVTLGQGALWGNALALGAAALVSVYLLIGRVVRQQVSWLAYVTPLYTVAAITAVGAAMMKGTPLFGYSWRVYGLCVALALGPQVLGHGSFNYAVQQVSAAIVGMLALLEPVGASLFAYVLFGEVPPVLSIAGMLVVLAAVAVVVWRRNRAPARSDESLDHREDDGEGAVRSGPRN; encoded by the coding sequence ATGTCGAAGTGGTCGGCACGAATTTATGTCTTGCTCATCCTCGGGGTGCTGAGTTTTACCCTGGCTCCCATTCTCGTCCGGCTCGCGGGAGATGTACCGGGCCTCATGATTGCCGTGTGGCGGACCGTGACGGCGGCAGGCGTGCTTCTTCCGGTTGCCGTGGCACGACAGGAAACAGTGGAGGAAATGAAACAGCTTTCCGGGCGAGACGGCCTCCTCATACTCGTAAGTGGGGTCTTCCTCGGGTTGCACTTCATTACCTGGATTGAGTCGCTATACCACACGACCGTGGCGAGTGCATCGGTCTTCGTTACGTCCAGTCCGCTCATGCTTGCGGGCCTTGGATATGTCGTGCTTGGGGAACGCCTGGCCCGCACGACAATTGCGGCGATCATTGTGGCGGTGTTGGGGGCCGCTACCATTGGATGGGCGGATGCCGGTAGTGTGACGCTCGGACAGGGAGCCCTTTGGGGCAACGCGCTTGCCCTCGGCGCGGCGGCACTCGTAAGTGTCTATCTGCTCATTGGGCGCGTTGTGCGACAGCAGGTGTCGTGGCTCGCCTACGTGACTCCCCTTTATACGGTGGCAGCTATTACCGCCGTAGGGGCCGCTATGATGAAAGGGACGCCGCTCTTCGGCTACTCCTGGCGTGTGTACGGCCTATGTGTCGCGTTGGCTCTTGGGCCGCAGGTGCTGGGACACGGCTCGTTTAACTACGCCGTACAGCAGGTGTCGGCGGCGATTGTCGGCATGCTGGCGCTGTTGGAGCCGGTGGGCGCCTCTCTCTTTGCGTATGTTCTCTTTGGAGAAGTGCCGCCCGTCCTATCGATTGCGGGAATGCTCGTCGTTCTGGCAGCTGTAGCGGTCGTCGTATGGCGCCGAAATCGGGCCCCCGCCAGGAGCGATGAGTCGCTGGATCATCGGGAGGACGATGGGGAGGGAGCTGTGCGGTCGGGGCCGAGAAACTGA
- a CDS encoding glycosyltransferase family 2 protein produces MAVPRVSVIIVSWNARSVIEKCLPSVVATEYPNLEIIFADNASTDGSAAWIAREYPSVKIVRHPENWLFCRGNNAALPHATGEYVLLLNNDVEVPPGWLHPLVETMQTHDDVGAVQPKLLQYDDRDQFEYAGAAGGFLDRVGYPFTRGRMFDTMETDRGQYDDPCDVFWATGAALLLRRTALNEVGLLDERFKMHMEEIDLCWRLQRHGYRVRVQPKSTVYHIGGASLPQGSPRKAYYNFRNSLLLLYKNLPPSEWRKTIPLRVACDLAALGRTVAAGRMDEATAILRAYRDAAQMHRYYTDTRPAETDSVVLPPYRGLIPLDYFLRNRTTFASLPPHQFLGPDRTAPSPSSSR; encoded by the coding sequence ATGGCTGTCCCTCGCGTTTCTGTCATTATCGTTTCGTGGAACGCCCGGTCGGTGATTGAAAAGTGCCTCCCCTCCGTCGTCGCGACCGAGTACCCCAATCTGGAGATCATTTTCGCAGACAATGCCTCGACGGACGGCTCCGCCGCCTGGATTGCCCGAGAGTATCCCTCCGTAAAGATCGTGCGTCATCCGGAAAACTGGCTCTTCTGCCGCGGCAATAACGCGGCCCTGCCGCACGCAACAGGCGAGTACGTCCTCCTCCTCAACAACGACGTGGAGGTCCCGCCCGGCTGGCTGCACCCGCTCGTCGAAACGATGCAAACCCACGACGACGTCGGGGCTGTGCAGCCGAAGCTTCTGCAGTACGACGATCGGGATCAATTCGAATACGCAGGAGCCGCGGGGGGATTCCTCGACCGGGTGGGCTATCCCTTTACTCGGGGCCGCATGTTCGACACGATGGAGACGGACCGCGGACAGTACGACGACCCGTGCGACGTTTTTTGGGCCACAGGCGCAGCACTCCTGCTCCGCCGCACAGCCCTCAATGAGGTGGGCCTCCTCGACGAACGCTTTAAGATGCACATGGAGGAGATCGATCTCTGCTGGCGATTGCAGCGCCACGGCTATCGGGTGCGGGTCCAGCCCAAGAGCACCGTGTACCACATCGGCGGCGCGTCTCTCCCCCAAGGGTCCCCCCGGAAGGCATACTACAACTTTCGCAACAGCCTGCTGTTGCTCTACAAGAATCTCCCGCCCTCCGAATGGCGCAAAACGATTCCGCTCCGTGTGGCCTGCGACCTGGCCGCGCTGGGACGGACCGTCGCCGCAGGGCGGATGGACGAAGCGACGGCCATCCTCCGAGCATACCGCGACGCGGCCCAGATGCACCGCTACTATACCGATACGCGTCCGGCGGAAACTGATTCTGTGGTCCTCCCGCCCTATCGGGGCCTCATCCCACTCGACTACTTTCTCCGAAACCGCACAACCTTCGCCTCCCTTCCGCCCCATCAGTTTCTCGGCCCCGACCGCACAGCTCCCTCCCCATCGTCCTCCCGATGA
- a CDS encoding isocitrate/isopropylmalate family dehydrogenase, whose translation MSHTITLLPGDGIGPEVTEATVQVIEAAGVDVSWDRHRIIGQTAVERGRPALPPDIIDSIQSTGIALKGPVTTPVGQGFTSVNVQLRQRLDLYANVRPCAALPGIETPFDETDLIIFRENTEGLYSGIEHYDERLEIADSIARVTKRGSERIIRFCFEYAKQHGREHVTLAHKANILKKSSGLFLDVGREVAAEYPGITFDDRIIDALCMDLVMHPEEYDCIVSTNLFGDILSDLAAGLVGGLGVTAGANIGDDYAVFEAVHGSAPDIAGQNIANPTALIQSAIMMLRHLEETAAANAIEEAVLALYEEGAPLTPDVGGDASTSEFADALADRVASRVGA comes from the coding sequence ATGTCACACACGATCACACTGCTTCCTGGAGACGGTATTGGACCGGAGGTTACCGAAGCCACTGTGCAGGTTATTGAGGCCGCAGGGGTGGACGTGAGCTGGGATCGCCATCGCATCATTGGGCAGACTGCCGTTGAGCGTGGACGTCCCGCCCTTCCACCAGATATCATCGATTCGATCCAATCGACGGGGATTGCCTTGAAGGGCCCGGTCACTACACCGGTCGGACAGGGGTTTACAAGCGTGAATGTGCAGCTCCGCCAGCGGCTTGATCTCTACGCAAACGTGCGTCCCTGTGCAGCGCTTCCGGGGATCGAAACGCCCTTTGATGAGACAGACCTCATCATCTTTCGGGAGAATACGGAAGGGCTCTATTCCGGCATTGAGCACTATGACGAGCGGCTCGAGATCGCAGACTCGATCGCACGGGTCACGAAGCGGGGCTCGGAGCGCATCATTCGATTCTGTTTCGAGTATGCGAAGCAACATGGTCGAGAGCACGTGACCCTTGCCCATAAGGCCAACATCCTGAAGAAGTCCTCTGGACTGTTCCTTGACGTTGGACGCGAGGTGGCCGCCGAGTACCCAGGGATCACCTTCGACGATCGCATCATCGATGCCCTGTGCATGGATCTCGTGATGCATCCGGAGGAGTACGACTGCATCGTAAGCACAAACCTGTTTGGGGACATTCTAAGCGACCTTGCCGCCGGTCTTGTCGGAGGGCTTGGGGTGACCGCTGGGGCGAATATTGGAGACGACTATGCCGTGTTTGAGGCCGTGCACGGAAGTGCGCCCGACATTGCGGGACAGAACATCGCAAATCCCACGGCGCTCATTCAGTCGGCCATCATGATGCTTCGTCACCTGGAGGAGACTGCAGCCGCGAATGCTATTGAAGAGGCCGTGCTGGCCCTGTATGAAGAGGGCGCACCCCTCACCCCCGACGTGGGCGGAGACGCAAGCACATCTGAGTTTGCTGATGCTCTTGCAGATCGGGTGGCTAGTCGGGTGGGAGCATAG
- a CDS encoding biopolymer transporter ExbD — protein MAKFQRGSSDTEPEFTTASLPDIVFMLLIFFMVSTVLREQDIKVRTQLPQAEALTKIDQKRLISKIHIGPLKQGDSQGETAIQIDDALIENRKAIRNIMYNKLQQQPKLIASLKVDQESEMEIVNEVQQELRKAGALRINYSSNREGPPGSGN, from the coding sequence ATGGCTAAGTTCCAGCGTGGAAGTTCAGACACCGAGCCGGAGTTTACGACGGCCTCGCTGCCGGACATTGTGTTTATGCTCCTGATCTTCTTCATGGTATCGACGGTCCTTCGGGAGCAGGACATCAAAGTGCGCACGCAGCTTCCTCAGGCCGAAGCCCTCACCAAGATTGATCAGAAGCGTCTGATCTCGAAGATCCACATTGGGCCGCTAAAGCAAGGAGATAGTCAGGGAGAAACGGCCATCCAGATCGACGATGCTCTGATCGAGAATCGCAAGGCGATCCGGAACATCATGTATAACAAGCTTCAGCAACAGCCGAAGCTGATCGCCTCTCTGAAGGTTGACCAGGAGTCTGAGATGGAGATTGTCAATGAAGTGCAGCAGGAGCTTCGCAAGGCCGGTGCCCTCCGCATTAACTACTCTTCCAACCGAGAAGGACCTCCCGGCAGTGGAAACTAA